In Leptidea sinapis chromosome 2, ilLepSina1.1, whole genome shotgun sequence, the sequence GAGGACAACCAACCTTTGGTCCTGGTAATACAGTACCTGGAAACCCATCTAACAACGCAGGAAGCGGACCTGGCACAGGTAACTCAGTGTCTCCAAGTGAATCGAATCCATTGACTGGTCCAACAGATGTATCTGGTACTAGTTCTGGAACTGGATTCGGGTTTGGCAGTGGAACTGGTTCAGGCTCAGACTCCACAAGTGGATTGGATCAAGACCAAGGATTAAACGGGCCACAAAATGGAGGACAATCAACCTTTGGTCCTGGTAATACACTACCTGGAAACCCATCTAACAACGCAGGAAGCGGACCTAGCACAGGTAACTCAGTGTCTCCAAGTGAATCGAATCCATTGACTGGTCCAACAGACGTATCTGGTACTAGTTCTGGATCTGGATTCGGGTTTGGCATTGGAACTGGTTCGGGCACAGGCTCCACAAGTGGATTGGATCAAGACCAAGGATTTAACGGGCCACAAAATGGAGGACAACCAACCTTTGGTCCTGGTAATACAGTACCTGGAAACCCATCTAACAACGCAGGAAGCGGACCTGGCACAGGTAACTCAGTGTCTCCAAGTGAATCGAATCCATTGACTGGTCCAATAGACGTATCTGGTACTAGTTCTGGAACTGGATTTGGATTTGGCAGTGGAACTGGTTCAGGGACAGACTCCACGATTGGATTGGATCAAAACCAAGGATTTAACGGGCCAAAAAATGGAACACAACCAACCTTTGGTCCTGGTAATACACTACCTCGAAACCCATCTAACAACGCAGGAAGCGGACCTAGCACAGGTAACTCAGTGTCTCCAAGTGAATCGATTCCATTGAATGGTCCAACAGACGTATCTGGTAATAGTTCTGGATCTGGATTCGGTTTTGGCAGTGGAACTGGTTCAGGCACAGGCTCCACCAGTGGATTGGATCAAGACCAAGGATTTAACGGGCCACAAAATGGAGGACAACCAACCTTTGGTCCTGGTAATACACTACCTGGAAACCCATCTAACAACGCAGGAAGCGGACCTAGCACAGGTAACTCAGTGTCTCCAAGTGAATCGATTCCGTTGACTGGTCCAACTGACGTATCTGGTACGAGTTCTGGATCTGGATTCGGTTTTGGCAGTGGAACTGGTTCAGGCACAGGCTCCACCAGTGGATTGGATCAAGACCAAGGATTTAACGGGCCAAAAAATGGAGGACAACCAACCTTTGGTCCTGTTAATACACTACCTGGAAACCCATCTAACAACGCAGGAAGCGGACCTAGCACAGGTAACTTAGTGTCTCTAAGTGAATCGATTCCATCGACTGGTCCAACAGATGTATCTGGTACTAGTTCTGGAACTGGATTCGGGTTTGGCAGTGGAACTGGTTCAGGCACAGGCTCCACCAGTGGATTGGATCAAGACCAAGGATTTAACGGGCCAAAAAATGGAGGACAACCAACCTTTGGTCCTGTTAATACACTACCTGGAAACCCATCTAACAACGCAGGAAGCGGACCTAGCACAGGTAACTTAGTGTCTCCAAGTGAATCGATTCCATCGACTGGTCCAACAGATGTATCTGGTACTAGTTCTGGAACTGGATTCGGGTTTGGCAGTGGAACTGGTTCAGGCTCAGACTCCACAAGTGGATTGGATCAAGACCAAGGATTAAACGGGCCACAAAATGGAGGACAATCAACCTTTGGTCCTGGTAATACACTACCTGGAAACCCATCTAACAACGCAGGAAGCGGACCTAGCACAGGTAACTCAGTATCTCCAAATGAATCGATTCCATTGAATGGTCCAACAGACGCATCTGGTACTAGTTCTGGATCTGGATTCGGGTTTGGCAGTGGAACTGATTCGGGCACAGGCTCCACAAGTGGATTGGATCTAGACCAAGGATTTAACGGACCACAAAATGGAGGACAACCAACCTTTGGTCCTGGTAATACACTACCTGGAAACCCATCTAACAACGCAGGAAGCGGACCTAGCACAGGTAACTCAGTATCTCCAAATGAATCGATTCCATTGAATGGTCCAACAGACGCATCTGGTACTAGTTCTGGATCTGGATTCGGGTTTGGCAGTGGAACTGGTTCAGGCACAGGCTCCACCAGTGGATTGGATCAAGACCAAGGATTTAACGGGCCACAAAATGGAGGACAACCAACCTTTGGTCCTGTTAATACACTACCTGGAAACCCATCTAACAACGCAGGAAGCGGACCTAGCACAGGTAACTTAGTGTCTCCAAGTGAATCGATTCCATCGACTGGTCCAACAGATGTATCTGGTACTAGCTCTGGAACTGGATTCGGGTTTGGCAGTGGAACTGGTTCAGGCACAGACTCCACAAGTGGATTGGATCAAGACCAAGGATTAAACGGGCCACAAAATGGAGGACAACCAACCTTTGGTCCTGGTAATACACTACCTGGAAACCCATCTAACAACGCAGGAAGCGGACCTAGCACAGGTAACTCAGTGTCTCCAAATGAATCGATTCCATTGAATGGTCCAACAGACGCATCTGGTACTAGTTCTGGATCTGGATTCGGGTTTGGCAGTGGAACTGGTTCGGGCACAGGCTCCACAAGTGGATTGGATCTAGACCAAGGATTTAACGGACCACAAAATGGAGGACAACCAACCTTTGGTCCTGTTAATACACTACCTGGAAACCCATCTAACAACGCAGGAAGCGGACCTAGCACAGGTAACTCAGTGTCTCCAAGTGAATCGAATCCAATGACTGGTCCAACAGACGTATCTGGTACTAGTTCTGGATCTGGATTCGTGTTTGGCAGTGGAACTGGTTCGGGCACAGGCTCCACAAGTGGATTGGATCAAGACCAAGGATTTAACGGGCCACAAAATGGAGGACAACCAACCTTTGGTTCTGGAAATACACTACCTGGAAACCCATCTAACAACGCAGGAAGCGGACCTAGCACAGGTAACTCAGTGTCTCCAAGTGAATCGAATCCATTGACTGGTCCAACAGACGTATCTGATGCTAGTTCTGGATCTGGATTCGGGTTTGGCAGTGGAACTGGTTCGGGCACAGGCTCCACAAGTGGATTGGATCAAGACCAAGGATTTAACGGGCCACAAAATGGAGGACAACCAACCTTTGGTCCTGGTAATACACTACCTGGAAACCCATCTAACAACGCAGGAAGCGGACCTAGCACAGGTAACTCAGTGTCTCCAAGTGAATCGAATCCAATGACTGGTCCAACAGACGTATCTGGTACTAGTTCTGGATCTGGATTCGGTTTTGGCAGTGGAACTGGTTCAGGCACAGGCTCCACCAGTGGATTGGATCAAGACCAAGGATTTAACGGGCCACAAAATGGAGGACAACCAACCTTTGGTCCTGGTAATACACTACCTGGAAACCCATCTAACAACGCAGGAAGCGGACCTAGCACAGGTAACTCAGTGTCTCCAAGTGAATCGAATCCATTGACTGGTCCAACAGACGCATCTGGTACTAGTTCTGGATCTGGATTCGGGTTTGGCAGTGGAACTGGTTCGGACACAGGCTCCACAAGTGGATTGGATCAAGACCAAGGATTTAACGGGCCACAAAATGGAGGACAACCAACCTTTGGTCCTGGTAATACACTACCTGGAAACCCATCTAACAACGCAGGAAGCGGACCTAGCACAGGTAACTCAGTGTCTCCAAGTGAATTGAATCCATTGACTGGTCCAACAGACGTATCTGGTACTAGTTCTGGAACTGGATTCGGATTTGGCAGTGGAACTGGTTCAGGGACAGACTCCAATATTGGATTGGATCAAAACCAAGGATTTAACGGGCCAAAAAATGGAGAACAACCAACCTTTGGTCCTGGTAATACACTACCTGGAAACCCATCTAACAACGCAGGAAGCGGACCTAGCACAGGTAACTCAGTGTCTCCAATTGAATCGATTCCATTGAATGGTCCAACAGACGTATCTGGTACTAATTCTGGATCTGGATTCGGTTTTGGCAGTGGAACTGGTTCAGGCACAGGCTCCACCAGTGGATTTTATCAAGACCAGGGATTTAACGGGCCACAAAATGGAGGACAACCAACCTTTGGTCCTGGTAATACACTACCTGGAAACCCATCTAACATCGCAGGAAGCGGACCTAGCACAGGTAACTCAGTGTCTCCAAGTGAATCGATTCCATTGACTGGTCCAACTGACGTATCTGGTACTAGTTCTGGATCTGGATTCGGTTTTGGCAGTGGAACTGGTTCAGGAACAGGCTCCACCAGTGGATTGGATCAAGACCAAGGATTTAACGGGCCAAAAAATGGAGGACAATCAACCTTTGGTCCTGGTAATACACTACCTGGAAACCCATCTAACAACGCAGGAAGCGGACCTAGCACAGGTAACTCAGTCTCTCCAAGTGAACCGATTCCATTGACTGGTCCAAAAGACATATCTGGTACTAGTTCTGGAACTGGATTCGGGTTTGGCAGTGGAACTGGTTCAGGCACAGGCTCCACAAGTGGATTGGATCAAGACCAAGGATTAAACGGGCCACAAAATGGAGGACAACCAACCTTTGGTCCTGGTAATACACTACCAGGAAACCCATCTAACAATGCAGGAAGCGGACCTAGCGCAGGTAACTCGGTGTCTCCAAGTGAACCAATTCCATTGAATGGTCCAAATGACATATCTGGTACAAGTTCTGGAACTGGATTCGGGTTTGGCAGTGGAACTGGTTCAGGCACAGGCTCCACCAGTGGATTGGATCAAGACCAAGGATTTAACGGGCCACAAAATGGAGGACAACCAACCTTTGGCCCTGGTAATACACTACCAGGAAACCAAGCTAACAACGCAGGAAGCGGACCTAGCACAGGTAACTCAGTCTCTCCAAGTGAACCGATTCCATTGACTGGTCCAACAGACATATCTGTTACTAGTTCTAGATCTGGATTCGGGTTTGGCAGTGGAACTGGTTCGGGCACAGGCTCCACAAGTGGATTGGATCAAGACCAAGGATTTAACGGGCCACAAAATGGAGGACAACCAACCTTTGGTCCTGTTAATACACTACCAGGAAACCAAGCTAACAACGCAGGAAGTGGACCTAGCACAGGTAACTCGGTGTCTCCAAGTGAATCGATTCCATTGAATGGTCCAACAGACGCATCTGGTACTAGTTCTGGATCTGGATTCGGGTTTGGCAGTGGAACTGGTTCGGGCACAGGCTCCACAAGTGGATTGGATCTAGACCAAGGATTTAACGGACCACAAAATGGAGGACAACCAACCTTTGGTCCTGTTAATACACTACCAGGAAACCAAGCTAACATCGCAGGAAGCGGACCTAGCACAGGTAACTCAGTGTCTCCAAGTGAATCGAATCCATTGAATGGTCAAAATGACATATCTGGTACTAGTTCTGTAACTGGATTCGGGTTTGGCAGTGGAACTGTTTCAGGCACAGGCTCCACAAGTGGATTGGATCAAGACCAAGGATTTAACGGGCCACAAAATGGAGGACAACCAACCTTTGGACCTGGTAATACACTACCAGGAAACCAAGCTAACAACTCAGGAAGCGTACCTAGCACAGGTAACTCAGTGTCTCCAAGTGAACCGATTCCATCGACTGGTCCAACAGATGTATCTGGTACTAGTTCTGGAACTGGATTCGGGTTTGGCAGTGGAACTGGTTCAGGCACAGACTCCACAAGTGGATTGGATCAAGACCAAGGATTAAACGGGCCACAAAATGGAGGACAACCAACCTTTGGTCCTGGTAATACACTACCAGGAAACCCATCTAACAATGCAGGAAGCGGACCTAGCGCAGGTAACTCGGTGTCTCCAAGTGAACCAATTCCATTGAATGGTCCAAATAACATATCTGGTACAAGTTCTGGAACTGGATTCGGGTTTGGCAGTGGAACTGGTTCAGGCACGGGCTCCACAAGTGGATTGTATCAAGACCAAGGCTTTAACGGGCCACAAAATGGAGGACAACCAACCTTTGGTTCTGTTAATACACAACCAGGAAACCAAGTTAACAACGCAGGAAGCGGACCTAGCACAGGTAACTCAGTCTCTCCAAGTGAACCGATTCCATTGACTGGTCCAACAGACATATCTGATACTAGTTCTGGATCTGGATTCGGGTTTGGCAGTGGAACTGGTTCAGGCACAGGCTCCACCAGTGGATTGGATCAAGACCAAGGATCTAACGGGCCACAAAATGGAGGACAACCAACCTTTGGTCCTGGTAATACACTACCTGGAAACCCATCTAACAACGCAGGAAGCGGACCTAGCACAGGTAACTCAGTGTCTCCAAGTGAATCGATTCCATTGACTGGTCCAACTGACGTATCTGGTACGAGTTCTGGATCTGGATTCGGTTTTGGCAGTGGAACTGGTTCAGGCACAGGCTCCACCAGTGGATTGGATCAAGACCAAGGATTTAACGGGCCACAAAATGGAGGACAACCAACCTATGGACCTGGTAATACACTACCAGGAAACCAAGCTAACAACGCAGGAAGCGGACCCAGCACAGGTAACTCAGTGTCTCCAAGTGAACCGATTCCATTGACTGGTCCAAATGACATATCTGGTTCTAGTTCTGGAACTGGATTCGGGTTTGGCAGTGGAACCGGTTCAGGCACAGGCTCCACAAGTGGATTGGATCAAGACCCGGGATTTAACGGGCCACAAAATGGAGGACAACCAACCTTTGGCCCTGGTAATACACTACCAAAAAACCCATCTAACAACGCAGTAAGCGGACCCAGCACAGGTAACTCAGTGTCTCCAAGTGAACCGATTCCATTGACTGGTCCAAATGACACATCTGGTACTAGTTTTGGATCTGGATTCGGGTTTGGCAGTGGAACTGGTTCAGGCACAGACTCCACAAGTGGATTGGATCAAGACCAAGGATTTAACGGGCCACAAAATGGAGGACAACCAACCTTTGGTCCTGGTAATGCACTACGAGGAAACCCAGCTTATTACCCAGGAAGCGGACCTGTCACAGGTAAGCCATTATTTCCCATTGAAATAATTCCATCTTCTGTTCCAAATTACAATTCTGGTTTTGTCACAGGCTCTGGGAGTGGATTGTATGACGGTTTTCAACCTATTGACTGTTCAGCTCTGTCTGGCTTACCTTCAAGACCAGGTGTCGTTCTACCAGTGATTTCTACAAGCTCAGATGGAGTACAAGGTACGAAATCTTTATataatttcaaagaaatatcGATTATGAATAGTTATGCTGATGATTTTATATACAAGTCTTttacattgggctgtcttacgaccgttcccaatatttagtctatctcttacttgagataaaatcgtAACTGTCGTTGACGACGGTTATTcactttatccgtacacgctgtcggTCAattggacgacgtatagcttacctgcgatagaagtttgtatggaaatttcaattcacgcgtcccaatataaggctataaaaatgacttaccgggtatattgggatagcttcagattattgacagctaattactgacagtagaaggtcataatttatctatatctgtagatagtatattgggaacggccgttaactTAAGCTCAGCATGATTGCAGTTGTCAAATGTCGATAAACACGAAAGCAGAGGTTATGCTAATCTTACTCTCATTACTCGGCTAAGTCTTACATGAGTCTTTACTTAGATATGCTCAGCTTTTCTGTGCAAAGTCTTATTTTTTCTCAGCCTAAGTTTTCAATGTCCACGCCTGTGTGCCACACGCATACATCCGTACATAGCTTTTAAGCCTTATAATGACTGACACAAACATTCTTCTTACAGCAATGAACACAGTTACCGGCAAAACCCGAAAtagaaaaaactattttttcatgaaatggtttttttttttcaacataaagaatcaattttatatGGTACACGTTTCCATGTATcacattaattgtattttatacatAGATTAAGTTGTATGTATCAGATGTCGCATTCCATGTACAGCGTTTCTAGTAACTAATGAAAGATCTCTTTGCCAGTCAAGAAACATCAACAAAGAgggtgtaaatactacgtaataagaggcggggctgcctaagtaataattgaaatttagtttcgTATGAAATGTCCTGTGAGATTTgatgacataagtttgaaatagaagttatcttcgttttttacaaaattatagccgtcatctgtcaatctatcaatgctGTCAATGACTGACGGCGtgacgtttcatacaatcgagtcatagaccaagtatagtaactagacatcggtttggcgtggccatgatgagacagataatatcttatatatacaggtacataatataacacaagtgttctttcactatcacttttacatcttAAACACAACATTGCACaatatttccttcgattctacttaaaattgtcactgatgttgaataaatagtgaatatttcacacgtttcacaataataataggttatttttatagacgcaaataaaagtaaacaaaaaatctgtgcagcgctgtcaagtttaTTTAGCACACCGAGTGTGCTGcccttgaaaaaaccggcacgcatggcgaaacataaaatctaatcactctatctcatttctttacataagactcgcataagtttttctttttctcgtgtgtCGGAAACTATCAATTAGTCTAgatactatacttggtctatgaatcgagtgaatcgttttTTTCTTATAGTTTCGCTAGGCTACACATCAAGactaataaattttgttgtacGACGATTTAGaattcgataaaaaaaatatattcgggAGTTTGAAAATCTTCTTTACTCACACAGACCACCTGTTAAGTACTTGGCCGTACACGAGTTAAGGTTCAGGTCCGATTTAGAGAAATTGTATGGTGTGTATTCTTCAATTGACAATTTAAAACATCATATAATGGGGCATATATAACCCTTTTAAGACCTGccacttaaaaatgatccaaattAAACGATAGTCAAAATTCCCAGATATCATCAACCATTCATAACGTGTCTCTTCAATTCACGCCCGCCTGGTGCAGCCGTGCGCCATATCActaaaaaattaacttaatttaagCCTTGTAAGAGTGGATTCAACTAAACTGGAGTTTTTATTCGCGAGTACCTACTGCTATTGAAAGATT encodes:
- the LOC126974891 gene encoding fibroin heavy chain-like, yielding MVPSSDIDSGRELDQDQVFNGPQNGRQPNFGPVDTLPGNPANTLPTNNVGSGPSTSNSVSPSEPIPLTGPTDVSGTSSGSGFGFGSGTGSGTGSTSGLDLDQGFNGPQNGGQPTFGPGNTLPGNPSNNAGSGPSTGNSVSPSESNPLTGPTDVSGTSSGSGFGFGSGTGSGTGSTSGLDQDQGFNGPQNGGQPTFGSGNTLPGNPSNNAGSGPSTGNSVSPSESNPLTGPTDVSGTSSGSGFGFGIGTGSGTGSTSGLDQDQGFNGPQNGGQPTFGPGNTVPGNPSNNAGSGPGTGNSVSPSESNPLTGPTDVSGTSSGTGFGFGSGTGSGSDSTSGLDQDQGLNGPQNGGQSTFGPGNTLPGNPSNNAGSGPSTGNSVSPSESNPLTGPTDVSGTSSGSGFGFGIGTGSGTGSTSGLDQDQGFNGPQNGGQPTFGPGNTVPGNPSNNAGSGPGTGNSVSPSESNPLTGPIDVSGTSSGTGFGFGSGTGSGTDSTIGLDQNQGFNGPKNGTQPTFGPGNTLPRNPSNNAGSGPSTGNSVSPSESIPLNGPTDVSGNSSGSGFGFGSGTGSGTGSTSGLDQDQGFNGPQNGGQPTFGPGNTLPGNPSNNAGSGPSTGNSVSPSESIPLTGPTDVSGTSSGSGFGFGSGTGSGTGSTSGLDQDQGFNGPKNGGQPTFGPVNTLPGNPSNNAGSGPSTGNLVSLSESIPSTGPTDVSGTSSGTGFGFGSGTGSGTGSTSGLDQDQGFNGPKNGGQPTFGPVNTLPGNPSNNAGSGPSTGNLVSPSESIPSTGPTDVSGTSSGTGFGFGSGTGSGSDSTSGLDQDQGLNGPQNGGQSTFGPGNTLPGNPSNNAGSGPSTGNSVSPNESIPLNGPTDASGTSSGSGFGFGSGTDSGTGSTSGLDLDQGFNGPQNGGQPTFGPGNTLPGNPSNNAGSGPSTGNSVSPNESIPLNGPTDASGTSSGSGFGFGSGTGSGTGSTSGLDQDQGFNGPQNGGQPTFGPVNTLPGNPSNNAGSGPSTGNLVSPSESIPSTGPTDVSGTSSGTGFGFGSGTGSGTDSTSGLDQDQGLNGPQNGGQPTFGPGNTLPGNPSNNAGSGPSTGNSVSPNESIPLNGPTDASGTSSGSGFGFGSGTGSGTGSTSGLDLDQGFNGPQNGGQPTFGPVNTLPGNPSNNAGSGPSTGNSVSPSESNPMTGPTDVSGTSSGSGFVFGSGTGSGTGSTSGLDQDQGFNGPQNGGQPTFGSGNTLPGNPSNNAGSGPSTGNSVSPSESNPLTGPTDVSDASSGSGFGFGSGTGSGTGSTSGLDQDQGFNGPQNGGQPTFGPGNTLPGNPSNNAGSGPSTGNSVSPSESNPMTGPTDVSGTSSGSGFGFGSGTGSGTGSTSGLDQDQGFNGPQNGGQPTFGPGNTLPGNPSNNAGSGPSTGNSVSPSESNPLTGPTDASGTSSGSGFGFGSGTGSDTGSTSGLDQDQGFNGPQNGGQPTFGPGNTLPGNPSNNAGSGPSTGNSVSPSELNPLTGPTDVSGTSSGTGFGFGSGTGSGTDSNIGLDQNQGFNGPKNGEQPTFGPGNTLPGNPSNNAGSGPSTGNSVSPIESIPLNGPTDVSGTNSGSGFGFGSGTGSGTGSTSGFYQDQGFNGPQNGGQPTFGPGNTLPGNPSNIAGSGPSTGNSVSPSESIPLTGPTDVSGTSSGSGFGFGSGTGSGTGSTSGLDQDQGFNGPKNGGQSTFGPGNTLPGNPSNNAGSGPSTGNSVSPSEPIPLTGPKDISGTSSGTGFGFGSGTGSGTGSTSGLDQDQGLNGPQNGGQPTFGPGNTLPGNPSNNAGSGPSAGNSVSPSEPIPLNGPNDISGTSSGTGFGFGSGTGSGTGSTSGLDQDQGFNGPQNGGQPTFGPGNTLPGNQANNAGSGPSTGNSVSPSEPIPLTGPTDISVTSSRSGFGFGSGTGSGTGSTSGLDQDQGFNGPQNGGQPTFGPVNTLPGNQANNAGSGPSTGNSVSPSESIPLNGPTDASGTSSGSGFGFGSGTGSGTGSTSGLDLDQGFNGPQNGGQPTFGPVNTLPGNQANIAGSGPSTGNSVSPSESNPLNGQNDISGTSSVTGFGFGSGTVSGTGSTSGLDQDQGFNGPQNGGQPTFGPGNTLPGNQANNSGSVPSTGNSVSPSEPIPSTGPTDVSGTSSGTGFGFGSGTGSGTDSTSGLDQDQGLNGPQNGGQPTFGPGNTLPGNPSNNAGSGPSAGNSVSPSEPIPLNGPNNISGTSSGTGFGFGSGTGSGTGSTSGLYQDQGFNGPQNGGQPTFGSVNTQPGNQVNNAGSGPSTGNSVSPSEPIPLTGPTDISDTSSGSGFGFGSGTGSGTGSTSGLDQDQGSNGPQNGGQPTFGPGNTLPGNPSNNAGSGPSTGNSVSPSESIPLTGPTDVSGTSSGSGFGFGSGTGSGTGSTSGLDQDQGFNGPQNGGQPTYGPGNTLPGNQANNAGSGPSTGNSVSPSEPIPLTGPNDISGSSSGTGFGFGSGTGSGTGSTSGLDQDPGFNGPQNGGQPTFGPGNTLPKNPSNNAVSGPSTGNSVSPSEPIPLTGPNDTSGTSFGSGFGFGSGTGSGTDSTSGLDQDQGFNGPQNGGQPTFGPGNALRGNPAYYPGSGPVTGKPLFPIEIIPSSVPNYNSGFVTGSGSGLYDGFQPIDCSALSGLPSRPGVVLPVISTSSDGVQGTKSLYNFKEISIMNSYADDFIYKSFTLGCLTTVPNI